From Luteococcus japonicus, one genomic window encodes:
- a CDS encoding MazG family protein, which translates to MAEPVEGPVEALVRLLDVMRQLRVGCPWDAEQTHRSLATYLVEETGEVLDAIETGDDTDLVEELGDLLLQVVFHAEIARQEGRFGIAEVAGGITEKLVRRHPYVFTDADIPQDLMTSWEARKRAEKGRTSSLQGIPEHLSALARATKVTSRVRSHGVEVPMADEPITADELGRQVLALVQRAQASGVDADQATRDAVRAFEEAVRAAE; encoded by the coding sequence GTGGCCGAGCCTGTCGAAGGGCCCGTCGAGGCCCTCGTACGCCTGCTCGACGTGATGCGCCAGCTGCGGGTCGGGTGTCCGTGGGATGCAGAGCAGACCCACCGGAGTCTTGCCACCTATCTGGTGGAGGAGACCGGAGAGGTGCTGGATGCCATCGAGACGGGGGATGACACGGACCTCGTGGAAGAGCTGGGGGATCTGCTCCTCCAAGTGGTCTTCCACGCGGAGATTGCTCGCCAGGAGGGCCGCTTCGGCATCGCCGAGGTTGCCGGTGGCATCACCGAGAAGTTGGTGCGTCGCCATCCCTATGTCTTCACCGATGCCGACATCCCGCAGGACCTGATGACCTCGTGGGAGGCGCGCAAACGGGCCGAGAAGGGCCGCACCTCATCCCTGCAGGGGATCCCGGAGCACCTGTCCGCTCTCGCGCGTGCCACCAAGGTCACTTCCCGGGTGCGCAGCCATGGTGTCGAGGTGCCGATGGCTGACGAGCCGATCACGGCCGACGAGCTGGGGCGTCAGGTCCTCGCGCTGGTCCAGCGGGCGCAGGCCAGCGGCGTCGACGCAGACCAGGCCACCCGCGATGCCGTGCGGGCCTTCGAGGAAGCGGTCCGTGCCGCGGAGTGA
- the eno gene encoding phosphopyruvate hydratase, which produces MATIEFIDAREILDSRGNPTVEVQVILDDGAEGRAAVPSGASTGAFEAVELRDGDKGRYDGKGVLKAVENVVESIGEEVLGFEASEQRLLDQAMLELDGTDNKAKLGANAILGVSLAVAHAAAESAGLPLYRYLGGPTANILPVPMMNILNGGSHADSNVDIQEFMIAPIGATSFKEALQQGAQVYHALKGVLKEKGLATGLGDEGGFAPNLESNRAALELIVEAIKKAGFEPGKEIALALDVAASEFYNEDGTYNFEGGKKSADEMVAYYAELVEAFPLVSIEDPLNEEDWEGWKKMTEQMGDKVQLVGDDLFVTNVERLQRGIDENAANALLVKVNQIGSLTETIDAVTMAHRAGFRSMMSHRSGETEDVTIADLAVALGCGQIKSGAPARSERVAKYNQLLRIEEDLDDAAVYAGASAFPRFKA; this is translated from the coding sequence ATGGCAACCATCGAATTCATTGACGCCCGGGAAATCCTGGACTCCCGCGGTAACCCCACGGTCGAGGTGCAGGTCATCCTGGACGACGGCGCTGAGGGTCGCGCCGCCGTGCCCTCGGGTGCCTCCACCGGCGCCTTCGAGGCCGTCGAGCTGCGTGACGGCGACAAGGGCCGCTACGACGGCAAGGGCGTGCTGAAGGCCGTCGAGAACGTCGTCGAGAGCATCGGCGAAGAGGTCCTGGGCTTCGAGGCCTCGGAGCAGCGCCTGCTGGACCAGGCCATGCTCGAGCTGGACGGCACGGACAACAAGGCCAAGCTGGGCGCCAACGCGATCCTGGGTGTCTCCCTGGCCGTCGCGCACGCCGCTGCCGAGTCGGCCGGCCTGCCCCTGTACCGCTACCTGGGCGGCCCCACCGCCAACATCCTGCCCGTCCCGATGATGAACATCCTCAACGGTGGCTCGCACGCCGACAGCAATGTCGACATCCAGGAGTTCATGATCGCCCCCATCGGCGCCACGAGCTTCAAGGAGGCCCTGCAGCAGGGTGCGCAGGTCTACCACGCCCTGAAGGGCGTCCTGAAGGAGAAGGGCCTGGCCACCGGCCTGGGTGACGAGGGCGGTTTCGCCCCCAACCTGGAGAGCAACCGCGCCGCGCTGGAGCTGATCGTCGAGGCCATCAAGAAGGCAGGCTTCGAGCCCGGCAAGGAGATCGCCCTGGCCCTGGACGTCGCCGCCAGTGAGTTCTACAACGAGGACGGCACCTACAACTTCGAGGGCGGCAAGAAGTCGGCCGACGAGATGGTTGCCTACTACGCCGAGCTGGTCGAGGCCTTCCCGCTGGTGTCCATCGAGGACCCGCTGAACGAGGAGGACTGGGAAGGCTGGAAGAAGATGACCGAGCAGATGGGCGACAAGGTGCAGCTGGTCGGCGACGACCTGTTCGTCACCAATGTCGAGCGCCTGCAGCGTGGCATCGACGAGAACGCCGCCAACGCCCTGCTGGTCAAGGTGAACCAGATCGGCTCGCTGACCGAGACGATCGACGCCGTCACCATGGCACACCGCGCCGGCTTCCGTTCGATGATGTCGCACCGTTCCGGCGAGACCGAGGACGTCACGATCGCGGACCTGGCCGTTGCCCTGGGCTGTGGCCAGATCAAGTCGGGCGCCCCGGCTCGCTCCGAGCGCGTGGCCAAGTACAACCAGCTGCTGCGCATCGAGGAGGACCTGGACGACGCCGCGGTGTACGCCGGCGCCTCCGCCTTCCCGCGTTTCAAGGCCTGA
- a CDS encoding FtsB family cell division protein has protein sequence MVNKPTHNGPGRGTPRTRAVASARNRSADSPRARTAARAAERGGRSTQRLVRPENVEAATAAVASVPRLIRGVGFTRRAIVLLVVCAILLLSFASSLRVYLRQERDLALAQQQIAERTVANAELADEIDRWRNPEFIKAQARERLGWVVPGEVGYRVVDANGKPLGGGVSITSTSTVPEGEHATAWWDRLNGSVATADEPLVADEKTDPVITVEGSESPSPTPTPKPTPTKKR, from the coding sequence ATGGTCAACAAGCCCACACACAACGGTCCGGGTCGCGGTACGCCGCGTACCCGGGCCGTTGCGTCTGCCCGGAACCGTTCCGCCGACTCGCCCAGGGCCAGGACCGCGGCCCGGGCGGCCGAACGAGGCGGGCGCAGTACGCAGCGTCTGGTGCGCCCGGAGAATGTCGAGGCCGCCACGGCGGCCGTGGCCTCGGTACCCCGTCTGATCCGTGGGGTGGGTTTCACCCGTCGGGCCATCGTGCTGCTGGTGGTGTGCGCAATCCTGCTGCTGAGTTTCGCCTCCAGCCTGCGGGTCTACCTGCGCCAGGAACGTGATCTGGCCCTGGCCCAGCAGCAGATCGCGGAGCGCACCGTGGCCAATGCGGAGCTGGCCGACGAGATCGACCGGTGGCGGAACCCGGAATTCATCAAGGCGCAGGCGCGCGAGCGTCTCGGCTGGGTGGTGCCGGGAGAGGTCGGCTACCGCGTCGTCGACGCGAACGGCAAGCCCCTGGGCGGGGGAGTGAGCATCACCTCCACCAGTACCGTTCCCGAGGGAGAGCACGCGACGGCCTGGTGGGATCGCCTGAACGGATCCGTCGCCACCGCCGACGAGCCACTGGTGGCCGACGAGAAGACCGATCCCGTGATCACGGTGGAGGGCTCCGAGAGTCCGTCTCCCACACCCACCCCCAAGCCCACCCCGACGAAGAAGCGATAG
- a CDS encoding DUF501 domain-containing protein translates to MAILEPMSTSDEQAIHEQLGRMPRGVAGVAWRCPCGKPGVVATEPRLPDGTPFPTTYYLTCPRATSACSTLEASGLMAEMSQRLLDDEELAAAYRGAHEAYLADRARLGEVPEIDGISAGGMPTRVKCLHVLVGHSLAAGPGVNPLGDEAVAKLGDFWTRPCLQDSPSPDASSTSPELSTSPEPVEGH, encoded by the coding sequence ATGGCAATCCTTGAACCGATGAGCACCTCCGACGAGCAGGCCATCCATGAACAGCTCGGCCGGATGCCTCGCGGCGTCGCCGGGGTCGCCTGGCGCTGTCCTTGTGGCAAGCCCGGTGTCGTGGCCACCGAGCCTCGGCTGCCCGACGGCACTCCCTTCCCCACCACCTATTACCTGACCTGCCCTCGCGCGACCTCGGCCTGCTCGACGCTGGAGGCCTCGGGTCTGATGGCGGAGATGAGCCAGCGCCTGCTGGACGACGAGGAGCTGGCCGCCGCCTACCGGGGTGCCCACGAGGCCTACCTGGCCGATCGGGCCCGGTTGGGCGAGGTGCCCGAGATCGACGGGATCAGCGCCGGCGGCATGCCCACCCGCGTCAAGTGCCTGCACGTGCTGGTGGGGCATTCGCTGGCGGCCGGTCCGGGAGTCAACCCGCTGGGCGACGAGGCCGTGGCCAAGCTGGGCGATTTCTGGACCCGCCCCTGCCTGCAGGACTCCCCGTCGCCCGACGCGTCCTCCACGTCGCCCGAGCTCTCCACGTCGCCCGAGCCTGTCGAGGGCCACTGA